The following are from one region of the Isoalcanivorax indicus genome:
- a CDS encoding lipoprotein insertase outer membrane protein LolB, translating to MKIITGMQLATAFMVAAILQGCGALRAPDFEVADAEHLEEWQIEGRLDLRGEHGRERAWFRYTQVDGGYSLALMLKDPVAEPDVVLSAVDLFDGAAEIRARDHEAAALARQLRDTLPMSHLAFWLRGLPATPEAEMDFGAPGLLTRMREDEWDIHYRDHMRVHDYLLPERMRLTRNGTRLDLDMVRAETGYLSGPCPQDFLPQALTQNAQGDLSNGKTASAASSRDRVRELVPEDGSAPMARWVDREAFCAQLYRVHGRIPDGRIGLFGPDSMMWTLQAPMAPGAFGAGRALLLQNAHPWITQGIDEHSVVREDALGRARRTFQHVFTMIYGSMPQVMRSANQVHAIHEAIEGEMDYDAGAFKRGTEYRANEINAMIWVHATLWETLAMMYEQLKGKLTDEQKEQFYQETKLFAMLFGIPEEALPQDWDEFIAYNEAMWASPQLTVTEATIQLRDDLFKPQSVLLIFPMWVQKISTAANLPPEVREQYDMNYGAWQRMNYFWIRNSARVGSWVLPGRIENNPFHHEAHARLEGERVGPYQRWLIRMLMDQERLVN from the coding sequence ATGAAAATAATAACCGGTATGCAGCTCGCCACGGCCTTTATGGTGGCGGCAATATTGCAGGGGTGCGGTGCGTTGCGCGCCCCGGATTTTGAAGTGGCGGATGCTGAGCATCTGGAGGAGTGGCAGATCGAAGGGCGCCTCGACCTGCGCGGCGAACACGGGCGTGAGCGTGCCTGGTTTCGCTACACGCAGGTGGATGGCGGTTACAGCCTGGCGCTGATGCTCAAGGACCCCGTTGCAGAACCGGATGTCGTGCTCAGCGCGGTGGACCTGTTCGATGGCGCCGCCGAGATTCGCGCCCGCGATCACGAGGCCGCTGCCCTGGCGCGCCAGTTGCGCGATACCCTGCCGATGTCGCATCTGGCGTTCTGGCTGCGTGGTCTGCCTGCCACCCCTGAAGCTGAAATGGACTTCGGTGCACCGGGCCTGCTGACCCGTATGCGCGAAGACGAGTGGGATATCCACTACCGTGACCACATGCGCGTGCATGATTATCTTCTGCCGGAGCGTATGCGTCTGACCCGCAACGGTACACGACTTGATCTGGATATGGTGCGTGCGGAAACCGGTTACCTTTCCGGGCCGTGCCCGCAAGACTTCCTGCCTCAGGCGCTCACGCAGAACGCGCAGGGAGACCTGTCGAACGGCAAAACTGCCAGTGCGGCGTCGAGCCGCGACCGGGTGCGGGAGCTGGTGCCGGAAGACGGTTCTGCGCCGATGGCGCGATGGGTAGATCGCGAAGCCTTCTGCGCACAATTGTACCGGGTGCATGGCCGCATCCCCGACGGCCGCATCGGCCTGTTCGGGCCGGACTCCATGATGTGGACACTGCAGGCGCCGATGGCACCGGGCGCCTTCGGTGCCGGACGGGCGCTGCTGCTGCAGAACGCCCACCCGTGGATTACCCAGGGCATCGATGAGCACTCGGTGGTACGTGAGGATGCGTTAGGCCGCGCGCGGCGTACGTTCCAACACGTTTTCACCATGATCTACGGCAGCATGCCCCAGGTGATGCGCTCCGCCAATCAGGTGCACGCCATCCACGAGGCCATCGAAGGCGAGATGGACTACGATGCCGGCGCTTTCAAACGCGGCACCGAGTATCGCGCCAACGAAATCAACGCCATGATCTGGGTGCACGCCACCCTGTGGGAAACCCTGGCGATGATGTATGAGCAGCTCAAGGGCAAGCTCACGGACGAGCAGAAAGAGCAGTTCTATCAGGAGACCAAACTGTTCGCGATGCTGTTCGGCATTCCCGAGGAGGCCTTGCCGCAGGACTGGGACGAATTTATCGCTTACAACGAAGCCATGTGGGCCAGTCCCCAGCTTACGGTGACTGAGGCCACGATCCAGTTGCGCGATGATCTGTTCAAGCCGCAATCCGTGCTGCTGATTTTCCCCATGTGGGTGCAGAAGATCTCGACCGCGGCCAATCTGCCGCCGGAAGTGCGCGAGCAATATGACATGAACTACGGCGCCTGGCAGCGGATGAACTATTTCTGGATCAGGAACAGCGCCCGTGTGGGCTCCTGGGTGCTGCCCGGCCGTATCGAGAACAACCCGTTTCATCATGAAGCCCATGCCCGGCTGGAAGGGGAGCGTGTCGGCCCCTATCAGCGCTGGCTGATTCGTATGCTGATGGATCAGGAAAGGTTGGTGAACTGA
- a CDS encoding c-type cytochrome: MNKIAVISLAVLATLLAGVTHGARSTKEISPHGLGERSVFSERAIAERLRPVGRVCIEGEECGPAAGATETASAEPRSGEQVYGAACAACHNSGAAGAPVKGDASAWAPRISKGMDTLTQHTIDGFGAMPAMGMCMDCSEEEVRAAVKYLVDASR, translated from the coding sequence GTGAACAAGATTGCAGTCATCAGCCTTGCCGTACTGGCCACCCTGCTGGCCGGGGTGACCCACGGCGCCCGCTCCACCAAGGAAATTTCCCCGCACGGTCTGGGTGAGCGTTCAGTGTTCAGCGAGCGCGCCATTGCCGAGCGTCTGCGCCCGGTGGGCCGGGTGTGTATCGAAGGCGAGGAATGTGGCCCGGCCGCTGGCGCCACCGAGACGGCATCTGCTGAGCCGCGTTCCGGTGAGCAGGTCTATGGCGCAGCCTGTGCGGCCTGCCACAACAGCGGCGCAGCGGGCGCCCCGGTGAAGGGCGATGCGTCTGCCTGGGCGCCGCGTATCAGCAAGGGCATGGATACCCTGACCCAACACACCATCGATGGTTTTGGCGCCATGCCAGCCATGGGCATGTGCATGGACTGCTCGGAAGAAGAAGTGCGTGCGGCAGTGAAGTACCTTGTTGATGCCAGCCGTTAA
- a CDS encoding TetR/AcrR family transcriptional regulator, translating to MARQQEAQTAFTLGGDVAPQDARQARILDAALASFVEFGLRRTTMEDVAQRAGMGRATVYRRFGDKDQLVQAVILRECQQQLALIEARLTGMTSPLDAWLEAFVLAVTGAHRHPLLARLLATEPEHILPYLTVRLPQVVTFSRLYLAMQISKAQKAGALSDRPAEEIAELLLRLVQSLVLSPDGVISPADEASVRRFAETFLRPLLSPP from the coding sequence ATGGCTCGCCAACAGGAAGCACAGACGGCCTTTACCTTGGGTGGCGACGTGGCCCCGCAGGATGCTCGCCAGGCGCGCATTCTCGATGCGGCGCTCGCCTCGTTTGTGGAGTTCGGCCTGCGTCGCACCACCATGGAAGATGTGGCCCAGCGAGCCGGCATGGGGCGCGCCACGGTTTACCGCCGTTTCGGCGACAAGGATCAGTTGGTGCAGGCCGTGATCCTGCGCGAATGCCAGCAGCAGCTTGCCCTGATCGAAGCCCGGCTGACCGGCATGACCTCGCCGCTCGACGCCTGGCTGGAAGCGTTCGTGCTGGCCGTGACCGGCGCCCACCGGCACCCCTTGCTGGCGCGGCTACTGGCCACTGAGCCTGAGCATATCCTGCCTTATCTCACCGTGCGCCTGCCCCAGGTGGTGACCTTCAGCCGACTGTATCTGGCCATGCAGATCAGCAAGGCACAGAAGGCGGGCGCCCTCAGTGACCGCCCGGCGGAGGAGATCGCCGAGCTGCTGCTGCGCCTGGTGCAATCGCTGGTGCTCAGCCCGGACGGGGTGATTTCCCCGGCGGACGAGGCCAGTGTGCGACGCTTTGCCGAGACCTTTCTGCGCCCCCTGCTGAGCCCCCCTTGA
- a CDS encoding oxygenase MpaB family protein, whose product MMSVHAAQAVPERAVSEPVPLGPDSLTWQHFGTWRYHLMLPQAFVMQVAHPVIDAGVGQHSVYRTDPWGRAKRSTALLWPVVYARPEEATRKGRQLREMHREIKGVDKHGKRYFALDPEAYGWVHCTGYDANIRLLELFDVSPTRAQRTRLFLEWRQMGRMLGIRDDDLPDTEQAYWQHFESIITERLEMGDVAQDLLDERHYLQTPKPPGSTMPDALWGAVTSGAGRLLRHNLLGTLPPLFRERFDIPWTDRDERRFRLWRRTVRTTHKLLPNSMRYIPLAREALRDVRRHPDAYQWNTTAPPRAEGAR is encoded by the coding sequence ATGATGTCTGTACACGCCGCACAAGCCGTTCCGGAACGCGCGGTCTCTGAACCCGTCCCCCTGGGGCCGGACTCGCTGACCTGGCAGCATTTCGGCACCTGGCGCTATCACCTGATGTTGCCGCAGGCCTTCGTCATGCAGGTGGCGCATCCGGTGATTGATGCCGGGGTTGGCCAGCATTCCGTATACCGCACCGATCCCTGGGGGCGCGCCAAACGCTCCACGGCACTGCTGTGGCCGGTGGTCTATGCGCGCCCGGAAGAGGCCACGCGCAAGGGCCGCCAGTTGCGGGAAATGCACCGCGAGATCAAAGGTGTGGACAAGCACGGCAAACGCTACTTTGCCCTCGACCCGGAAGCCTACGGCTGGGTGCACTGCACCGGCTACGACGCCAATATCCGCCTGCTGGAACTGTTCGATGTGTCGCCGACCCGCGCCCAGCGCACGCGCCTGTTCCTGGAGTGGCGCCAGATGGGCCGCATGCTGGGCATTCGCGACGACGATCTGCCCGATACCGAACAGGCCTACTGGCAGCATTTCGAGTCCATCATCACCGAGCGTCTGGAAATGGGCGACGTGGCCCAGGACCTGCTGGACGAACGCCATTACCTGCAAACCCCCAAGCCGCCAGGCTCGACAATGCCGGATGCCCTGTGGGGCGCCGTCACCTCGGGGGCGGGCCGTTTGCTGCGCCACAACCTGCTGGGCACCTTGCCGCCGCTGTTTCGTGAGCGCTTCGATATTCCCTGGACTGACCGGGACGAGCGTCGTTTCCGGCTGTGGCGCCGCACGGTGCGCACCACCCACAAGCTGCTGCCGAACTCGATGCGTTATATCCCGCTGGCCCGCGAGGCGCTGCGCGACGTGCGCCGTCATCCGGACGCCTATCAATGGAACACGACCGCCCCGCCACGCGCTGAAGGAGCCCGATAA
- the rep gene encoding DNA helicase Rep: MDNLNPRQREAVAHTQGPLLVLAGAGSGKTSVITQKIAWLIRHHQIGARHIAAVTFTNKAAREMKERVAALVSRAETRGLIVSTFHNLGLRIIKQEQAASGLRRGFSILDQTDSRELLKELLHRGDSERDLQAAEAIHARISSWKNDLVMPEDAVSRAEDDDMLRAAIAYGEYNRMLRACNAVDFDDLIMLPVVLFREQPRILEKWRNRIRYMLVDEYQDTNGAQYELVRMLVEPEGRFTVVGDDDQSIYAWRGAKPENLAQLQTDWPNLEVVKLEQNYRSTGRILKAANAVISNNPHVFEKTLWSDYGYGDPIRVVAMRDEDAETDWIASDLFHQRLQRGLKWKDFAILYRGNFQSRLIETKLQSLQIPYKVSGGKSFFARSEIKDLMCYLRLLVNPDDDNAFLRIINTPRREIGPATLEKLAGWAAQRHQGLYHVCDDLGVGELMAPKAAERLREFKQWLDRKREFCFRDNSVQAVRELITDMDYEGWLHQQSASPRVAEKRVENVWSLVASIQRMLEKDDDEPTDLETVIAKLVLIDMLEQQDEEDDSDKVQLMTLHAAKGLEYPHVYVMGVEEELLPHRTSIEEDTIVEERRLMYVGITRAKRNLTLSYAMSRKQFGEKVDTTPSRFLEELPQDDLEFIGEGFKVDESRADEVAEASIAGLRALLN, translated from the coding sequence TTGGATAACCTGAACCCCCGACAACGTGAAGCGGTGGCCCACACCCAGGGCCCGTTGCTGGTGCTGGCCGGCGCCGGGTCGGGGAAGACCAGCGTGATCACCCAGAAAATTGCCTGGCTGATCCGGCATCACCAGATCGGTGCCCGGCATATCGCCGCCGTGACCTTTACCAACAAGGCCGCGCGGGAGATGAAGGAGCGGGTGGCGGCGCTGGTGTCGCGGGCCGAGACCCGTGGACTCATCGTTTCGACCTTCCATAACCTGGGCCTGCGCATCATCAAGCAGGAACAGGCCGCCAGCGGCCTGCGCCGGGGCTTTTCCATTCTCGACCAGACCGACAGCCGTGAGCTGCTCAAGGAGCTGCTGCACCGGGGCGACAGCGAGCGTGACCTTCAGGCGGCGGAGGCCATCCATGCGCGCATCTCCAGCTGGAAGAACGATCTGGTCATGCCGGAGGACGCGGTCAGTCGGGCGGAAGATGATGACATGCTGCGGGCGGCCATTGCCTATGGCGAATACAACCGCATGCTGCGCGCCTGCAACGCGGTGGATTTCGACGATCTGATCATGCTGCCGGTGGTGCTGTTCCGCGAGCAGCCGCGCATCCTGGAAAAGTGGCGCAACCGCATCCGTTACATGCTGGTGGATGAGTACCAGGACACCAACGGCGCCCAGTACGAACTGGTGCGCATGTTGGTGGAGCCGGAGGGCCGCTTCACGGTGGTGGGCGATGACGACCAGTCCATCTACGCCTGGCGCGGCGCGAAACCGGAAAACCTGGCGCAATTGCAGACCGACTGGCCCAATCTGGAAGTGGTCAAGCTGGAGCAGAACTACCGCTCCACCGGCCGCATCCTGAAGGCCGCCAATGCGGTCATCAGCAACAACCCCCATGTGTTCGAGAAAACCCTGTGGTCGGACTACGGCTACGGTGATCCGATTCGCGTGGTGGCCATGCGCGACGAAGACGCCGAGACCGACTGGATCGCATCGGACCTGTTTCATCAGCGGCTGCAGCGCGGCCTGAAGTGGAAGGACTTCGCCATTCTCTATCGTGGCAACTTCCAGTCGCGACTGATCGAGACCAAGCTGCAATCACTGCAGATTCCCTACAAGGTGTCCGGCGGCAAGAGCTTCTTTGCACGCTCGGAAATCAAGGACCTGATGTGCTACCTGCGCCTGCTGGTGAATCCTGACGACGACAACGCCTTCCTGCGCATCATCAATACCCCGCGCCGGGAAATCGGCCCGGCCACGCTGGAAAAACTGGCCGGCTGGGCGGCGCAGCGCCATCAGGGGCTCTACCATGTCTGCGATGACCTGGGCGTAGGCGAGTTGATGGCGCCGAAGGCCGCCGAGCGGCTACGCGAATTCAAGCAATGGCTGGATCGCAAGCGCGAGTTCTGCTTCCGCGACAACAGCGTGCAGGCGGTGCGTGAACTGATCACCGACATGGACTACGAAGGCTGGTTGCACCAGCAGAGCGCCAGCCCGCGGGTGGCCGAAAAACGCGTCGAGAACGTCTGGAGCCTGGTGGCCAGCATCCAGCGCATGCTGGAGAAAGACGACGACGAGCCCACCGATCTGGAAACGGTGATCGCGAAGCTGGTGCTGATCGACATGCTGGAACAGCAGGACGAGGAAGACGACAGCGACAAGGTGCAGCTGATGACGCTGCACGCCGCCAAGGGGCTGGAATACCCGCACGTCTACGTGATGGGCGTCGAGGAAGAGCTGTTGCCGCATCGCACCAGCATCGAGGAAGACACCATCGTCGAGGAACGGCGCCTGATGTACGTGGGCATCACCCGGGCCAAGCGCAACCTGACCCTCAGCTACGCCATGAGCCGCAAGCAGTTCGGGGAAAAAGTGGACACCACACCAAGCCGCTTTCTCGAAGAACTGCCCCAGGATGACCTGGAGTTCATCGGCGAAGGCTTCAAGGTGGATGAAAGCCGGGCGGACGAAGTGGCCGAGGCCAGCATCGCCGGACTGCGGGCGCTGCTGAACTGA
- a CDS encoding AMP-binding protein, with the protein MQSSNAPAVPAETGTGLPWLATYREMGVDWHTVPPVPDKTLSDYLRDHAGQFPEREALVFMGQGLTYRELDAQIDRMAALLTAQGCRKGDVLGLHLPNMPQYVVAFGAAARLGMVCTSISPLMTPTEVAHQGNDARVRVLLTLQPLWEQVIQHAADNIRSLDTVLVSGPGDYLGAPFTGLKAQVGERVRVLSLADQLASAGQAPAPVRVSLDDVLYLQYTGGTTGAPKGARLTSANLFTNNIQADVFYGYRLGQETVASAFPLFHIGGAAVLFNALRTASTFLLIPDPRDIAHFVGEMQKRTPTIIAAVPALYQMLCQHEGFRGLDFSQLRTAVSGAAPFAREDIERLAAIIGENKFCEVYGMTETSPVQTLNPARRFKPGSVGVPLPGTRVRIVDTETGKQMSAGEPGEVTVAGPQVMSGYLAMPDATADALRQHDGLTWMYTGDIGYLDDEGYLTICDRSKDMLIVGGYKVFSVEVENTIQALSWVALCAVVGRADEQRPGNDIVQLYVQALPGDMRDEEARRNELMGRCRERLSPYKVPREIFIVEAIPLTSVGKIDKKALRKT; encoded by the coding sequence ATGCAAAGCAGCAATGCGCCCGCCGTCCCCGCCGAAACCGGCACAGGCCTGCCCTGGCTGGCCACCTACCGCGAGATGGGGGTGGACTGGCATACGGTGCCTCCGGTGCCGGACAAGACATTGTCCGATTACCTGCGGGATCACGCCGGGCAGTTCCCCGAGCGCGAGGCACTGGTGTTTATGGGGCAGGGCCTGACCTACCGGGAACTGGACGCACAGATTGATCGCATGGCGGCGCTGTTGACCGCTCAGGGTTGCCGCAAAGGGGATGTGCTGGGGCTGCATTTGCCGAATATGCCGCAATACGTGGTGGCCTTCGGTGCGGCCGCGCGGCTGGGTATGGTCTGCACCAGCATTTCACCGCTGATGACGCCGACGGAAGTCGCACATCAGGGTAACGATGCGCGGGTGCGTGTGCTGCTGACTCTGCAGCCCCTGTGGGAGCAGGTCATACAACATGCTGCGGATAATATCCGTTCGCTGGATACCGTGCTGGTGTCCGGCCCGGGCGATTACCTCGGCGCGCCCTTTACGGGTCTGAAGGCCCAGGTGGGTGAGCGGGTGCGTGTGTTGTCGCTGGCGGATCAGCTGGCGAGTGCCGGCCAGGCGCCAGCCCCGGTGCGGGTCAGCCTGGACGATGTGCTCTATCTGCAGTACACCGGCGGCACCACCGGCGCACCCAAAGGCGCGCGGCTGACGTCCGCCAACCTGTTCACCAATAACATCCAGGCGGATGTGTTTTACGGCTATCGCCTTGGTCAGGAAACTGTGGCCTCCGCATTCCCCCTGTTTCATATCGGCGGTGCTGCGGTGTTGTTCAACGCGCTGCGCACGGCGTCGACGTTCCTGCTGATTCCTGATCCGCGTGATATCGCGCATTTCGTGGGCGAGATGCAGAAACGCACCCCGACCATCATTGCAGCGGTGCCCGCGCTCTACCAGATGCTGTGCCAGCACGAAGGCTTCCGCGGCCTTGATTTTTCGCAGCTGCGCACGGCGGTGTCCGGCGCCGCACCCTTTGCCAGGGAAGACATCGAACGGCTTGCTGCAATCATTGGCGAGAACAAGTTCTGCGAAGTGTACGGCATGACCGAAACCAGCCCGGTGCAGACCCTGAATCCTGCCCGGCGTTTCAAGCCGGGCAGCGTCGGAGTGCCCTTGCCCGGCACGCGGGTGCGCATTGTCGATACCGAAACCGGCAAACAGATGTCCGCAGGCGAGCCCGGTGAAGTGACCGTGGCCGGGCCGCAGGTGATGAGCGGCTATCTGGCCATGCCCGACGCCACGGCCGATGCCCTGCGTCAGCATGATGGTCTGACCTGGATGTACACCGGCGATATCGGCTACCTGGACGACGAGGGCTACCTGACGATCTGCGATCGCAGCAAGGACATGCTGATTGTCGGGGGCTACAAGGTGTTCTCCGTGGAAGTGGAAAACACCATCCAGGCGCTGTCGTGGGTGGCGCTGTGTGCCGTCGTCGGGCGCGCGGATGAACAGCGGCCGGGTAACGATATCGTGCAGCTTTATGTACAGGCCCTGCCCGGCGACATGCGAGACGAGGAAGCGCGTCGTAACGAGCTGATGGGTCGTTGTCGTGAGCGGCTGTCGCCCTACAAGGTGCCGCGCGAGATTTTCATTGTGGAAGCCATACCCCTCACCTCGGTGGGCAAGATCGACAAGAAAGCCCTGAGGAAAACGTAA
- a CDS encoding PepSY domain-containing protein: MAASRRGRWMRWHRWLGLALWLPILFLVITGVLIGVSDLRGWQHEPVQARLLSSLYGVPPDVPATGYRVGDHWLTQQGGRLRFNAEGVARCADTLVGAVRYQHLVAALCGETLILLDDEATLVEIMSGAPARGRRLGTDQAGHLVLTTGTGQHAFDDFSGAWHDRTAEDAAWAHERPLPVALRDQLAQGAPLPGISRERVVLDLHSGRLFGRAGVWVVNAAAILMALLALTGAWTWLGRWRRH, translated from the coding sequence ATGGCCGCCTCGCGACGTGGCCGCTGGATGCGCTGGCATCGCTGGCTGGGCCTGGCGCTGTGGTTGCCGATCCTGTTTCTGGTCATCACCGGTGTGCTGATCGGCGTCAGCGATCTGCGCGGTTGGCAGCATGAGCCGGTGCAGGCGCGCCTGTTGTCGTCACTCTACGGTGTGCCACCCGATGTGCCCGCCACCGGGTACCGTGTTGGCGATCACTGGCTGACGCAGCAGGGCGGTCGTCTGCGCTTCAATGCCGAAGGCGTCGCGCGTTGTGCCGATACGCTGGTGGGCGCGGTGCGCTATCAGCATCTGGTTGCTGCATTGTGTGGCGAAACGCTGATCCTGCTGGATGACGAGGCTACGCTGGTCGAGATAATGAGCGGTGCGCCAGCGCGTGGGCGACGCCTGGGAACGGATCAGGCCGGACACCTGGTGCTGACGACCGGCACCGGTCAGCATGCGTTCGATGATTTCTCCGGCGCATGGCATGACCGCACCGCAGAGGACGCCGCGTGGGCACACGAGCGCCCGCTGCCCGTTGCCTTGCGGGATCAACTGGCGCAGGGGGCGCCATTGCCCGGCATCAGTCGCGAACGAGTGGTACTGGATCTGCACAGCGGGCGTCTGTTCGGCCGCGCCGGTGTCTGGGTGGTGAATGCTGCCGCCATCCTGATGGCATTGCTGGCCTTGACCGGTGCCTGGACCTGGCTGGGGCGTTGGCGCCGACATTGA
- a CDS encoding molybdopterin-containing oxidoreductase family protein codes for MTRTFCRVCEPSCALTAEVKDGHVSRLKPDREHPVTAGFACHKGLYYTAIHNDPDRLDAPLRRTAPGRAPGAAFETVHWDEAFSDIATRLQMIRETHGNTAVAAYIGNPMAFNALGTEAMEAFLRQLRCQRLFSSATQDCSNKFAGAEAVFGTSTLHPVPDLEHTDYALIFGENPKVSHMSFVSIADPMAKFRAAVKRGAQIWFVNPRRIEAITPSTGDWLPVKPDTDLYLMAALLHELDKADLFDTQAISEHGKHIDGLRAFIAPWDADMVAPVTGIPADDIRRIALEFGRAERACVHMSTGVNMGRHGTLCYWLLQMLAFVTGNLDRRGGNLYSPGFYPAAKAGRIAPEQISFQDPDLPEHYGPLRRVRGILPGNLLPDMIEQEDAPIRALIVFAGNPLLSMAGEERLRQAFEKLELVVVLDLFRNATGELADYLLPCADMLERRDLNICGLGMQAQPFVQYTDAVVPPAAERREEWWILHRLLQAMGLPSLFDQGGEPPLFQRLDRMLSRSGLSVEAVREAPGHTVVLSAPEAGRFYEDWIQTEDKRVDCCPPLFHEAMGAVRAHFAALQDPQAAPFRLINLRTHYMHNSWYQNVPQLKRPDQQDNPLHMSPADMEALGLSAGASVTVRSDAGALQAQVHADDSLLPGVVAMVHGWGNQRTPGLRLATQHPGTNVNVLLPSGPGSYERLSNQAFMTGIPVQVHSS; via the coding sequence ATGACCAGAACCTTCTGCCGCGTCTGTGAACCCTCCTGCGCGCTGACGGCCGAGGTGAAAGACGGCCACGTCAGCCGCCTGAAACCCGATCGGGAGCATCCGGTCACGGCGGGCTTTGCCTGCCACAAGGGCCTCTACTACACCGCCATCCACAACGACCCCGACCGGCTGGACGCCCCCCTGCGCCGCACCGCACCGGGCCGGGCGCCCGGCGCGGCCTTCGAGACCGTGCACTGGGACGAGGCTTTCAGCGATATCGCCACACGCCTGCAAATGATCCGCGAGACCCACGGCAACACCGCGGTGGCCGCCTATATCGGCAACCCCATGGCCTTCAATGCCCTCGGCACGGAAGCCATGGAGGCGTTTCTCCGTCAGTTGCGCTGTCAGCGGCTGTTCAGTTCGGCCACGCAGGATTGCTCGAACAAGTTTGCCGGCGCGGAAGCGGTATTCGGCACCAGCACGCTGCATCCGGTGCCGGATCTGGAACACACCGACTACGCCCTGATCTTCGGTGAGAATCCCAAAGTCTCGCACATGAGTTTTGTCTCCATCGCCGATCCGATGGCGAAATTCCGCGCGGCGGTAAAACGCGGCGCGCAGATCTGGTTCGTGAACCCGCGCCGCATCGAAGCCATCACGCCCTCCACCGGCGACTGGCTGCCGGTGAAGCCGGACACCGACCTGTATCTCATGGCGGCACTGCTGCATGAACTGGACAAGGCCGATCTGTTCGACACGCAGGCGATCAGCGAACACGGCAAACATATCGACGGCCTGCGCGCCTTTATCGCGCCCTGGGACGCCGACATGGTCGCGCCGGTGACCGGCATTCCTGCCGACGACATCCGCCGCATTGCCCTGGAATTCGGCCGCGCCGAGCGCGCCTGCGTGCATATGTCCACCGGCGTCAACATGGGCCGCCACGGCACCCTGTGCTACTGGCTGTTGCAGATGCTGGCGTTCGTCACCGGCAATCTTGACCGGCGTGGCGGCAACCTCTATTCCCCCGGCTTTTACCCCGCCGCCAAGGCGGGTCGCATCGCGCCGGAACAGATCAGCTTCCAGGACCCGGACCTGCCGGAGCACTACGGTCCGCTGCGTCGTGTGCGTGGCATCCTGCCCGGCAACCTGCTGCCCGACATGATCGAGCAGGAAGACGCGCCGATTCGCGCCCTGATCGTGTTTGCCGGCAATCCCCTCCTGTCCATGGCCGGCGAAGAGCGTCTGCGTCAGGCCTTTGAAAAACTGGAGCTGGTGGTGGTGCTGGACCTGTTCCGCAACGCCACCGGTGAGCTGGCCGATTACCTGCTGCCCTGCGCCGACATGCTGGAGCGCCGCGACCTGAATATCTGCGGCCTGGGCATGCAGGCCCAGCCGTTTGTGCAATACACCGACGCCGTGGTGCCGCCCGCCGCCGAGCGACGCGAAGAATGGTGGATACTGCATCGGCTGCTACAGGCCATGGGCCTGCCGTCGCTGTTTGACCAGGGCGGCGAGCCGCCGCTGTTCCAGCGTCTGGACCGCATGCTGTCCCGCAGCGGCTTGTCCGTCGAGGCGGTGCGCGAAGCACCCGGGCATACCGTGGTGCTGTCAGCGCCAGAAGCCGGTCGTTTTTACGAGGACTGGATCCAGACGGAGGACAAGCGCGTCGATTGCTGCCCCCCGCTATTCCACGAGGCCATGGGCGCGGTGCGCGCTCACTTCGCTGCACTGCAAGACCCGCAGGCAGCGCCCTTCCGGTTGATCAACCTGCGCACCCACTACATGCACAACAGCTGGTACCAGAACGTGCCGCAACTCAAGCGCCCCGATCAGCAGGACAATCCGCTGCATATGTCACCCGCCGATATGGAGGCCCTCGGCCTCAGTGCTGGCGCCTCCGTCACCGTACGCAGCGACGCGGGCGCCTTGCAGGCACAGGTCCACGCCGACGACAGCCTGCTGCCCGGCGTGGTCGCCATGGTCCATGGCTGGGGCAACCAGCGCACCCCCGGCCTGCGCCTGGCCACGCAGCACCCGGGCACCAACGTCAACGTGCTGCTGCCCAGCGGCCCCGGCAGCTACGAGCGGCTCAGCAACCAGGCCTTCATGACCGGGATTCCGGTGCAGGTACATTCCTCCTGA
- a CDS encoding FMN-binding protein, whose product MLAVAVLCTLASVAGAYTGHIRYMSQDEFLSWAFPEASPRMQFVMMNAGLRDEAAHIMQRRVSVARQRYWQADDRTAWIMEEIGKEYPITMGFVVGPEGIEHVRILVYREPRGGEVHERFFTRQFEGAVLANGNRLDRPIDNITGATLSVDAVTRVARLVLRLHEEAMR is encoded by the coding sequence ATGCTGGCTGTGGCAGTGCTGTGTACGCTGGCGTCGGTTGCCGGGGCCTATACCGGTCATATCCGCTATATGTCACAGGACGAGTTCCTGTCGTGGGCGTTCCCCGAGGCGTCACCACGCATGCAGTTCGTCATGATGAATGCGGGCTTGCGCGATGAAGCCGCTCATATCATGCAGCGGCGTGTCAGCGTGGCGCGCCAGCGCTACTGGCAGGCCGACGACCGAACCGCCTGGATCATGGAAGAGATTGGCAAGGAGTACCCCATCACCATGGGCTTCGTGGTGGGCCCGGAGGGCATCGAGCATGTACGCATTCTGGTCTACCGGGAGCCCCGTGGTGGCGAAGTGCATGAGCGCTTTTTCACCCGCCAGTTCGAAGGTGCGGTGCTGGCCAACGGTAACCGTCTGGATCGACCGATCGACAATATTACCGGTGCGACGCTCTCGGTGGATGCGGTAACGCGCGTGGCGCGTCTGGTGCTGCGCCTGCATGAAGAGGCCATGCGCTGA